Proteins encoded together in one Planctomyces sp. SH-PL14 window:
- a CDS encoding 3-hydroxyacyl-ACP dehydratase FabZ family protein has protein sequence MNLEEIQRRIPHRPPFLWVDEVLSHDETRLHAKTFLSPDLDVFRGHYPHFPVFPGVLLCESALQAAAILVSTLLPPGGDQVPVATRMNEVQFRQLVRPGDTLDIEVEITERLGNTFFFKGKVSTNGKVSVRLIFAVTLAAPQS, from the coding sequence GTGAATCTCGAAGAAATCCAGCGTCGCATTCCCCATCGCCCCCCCTTCCTGTGGGTCGACGAAGTCCTTTCGCACGACGAAACCAGGCTCCACGCGAAAACGTTCCTCTCGCCGGACCTCGACGTCTTCCGCGGCCACTATCCGCATTTCCCGGTCTTTCCAGGGGTCCTGCTCTGTGAGTCAGCCCTCCAGGCGGCCGCCATCCTGGTCTCGACGCTGCTCCCGCCCGGGGGCGACCAGGTCCCGGTCGCCACGCGGATGAACGAGGTCCAGTTCCGGCAACTCGTCCGCCCGGGGGACACACTCGACATCGAAGTCGAGATCACCGAGCGCCTCGGAAACACCTTCTTCTTCAAGGGGAAGGTCTCAACCAACGGGAAAGTTAGCGTACGACTGATTTTTGCCGTTACGCTTGCGGCTCCTCAGTCTTGA
- a CDS encoding UvrD-helicase domain-containing protein, producing the protein MTPRSSSRSKASQGTASASAEGPVSGEPAVVPKQAVEVQSAPRHWIIRASAGSGKTFQLSNQYIARLRESPPDRILATTFTRKAAGEILERILLRLARAGLREKDLKELAAFVGDPPLRQPDSLRLLKEMTRHLHRMRVSTLDSFFSKLATSFTLELGLPPGWRMIDDVEDRRFRMQAAEAMLRDETTDSVVLLMNRLAKGRVVRSVQGLISDAIANHYQTYLMTEAAAWSPFPLLAFLPEEELAAALAALQSYPVEGAAHLKARNEDLERARTGDWESFLQKGIAGKIVQDDLVYMRKAIPDPLVEVYGPLMEHARAALIVPWAHQNQATRELLDRFHAAYEELKREQRGYRFEDVTRRLARHLSGRSADSLAYRLDAGIDHLLLDEFQDTSPAQWDVLRPFAQTVVSGEGTSFFCVGDTKQAIYGWRGGLAAIFDAIEEELAGVARRPLDESYRSAPLVIETVNKVFAGIPRHSNLDTFARAVELFSKAFPEHRTARGHLPGYVRLECPPLPPAPTGEGEEAGDEPEVSEDDLLEFTADRVAELAAKSPEATIGVLVRTNGTVGRIVHKLQRRHVEASEEGGSPLTDSAAVQLVLSLFRLADHPGHAVARFHVAHSPLGPLYGFTDHDDDEGAERLATQLRTQLVDEGYSRTLYRIALELMPTCGPRDGRRLRQLVDQAAAFELQATLRPTDFVEYVETQKVQDPTEARIRVMNIHQSKGLEFDIVVLPELDKDLRPVTPSHVYRVPSATQPPDCVLLYRDKLHVSLLPPALQGVFREAEAREVTEALCILYVMLTRAVHALHMIVRPNPNEKSTPKTFAGLVRAALSECTPPLPGQVIYEAGDPEWAAAHAPKVETAQVPSPVSPPEDDVVRFAPAEGGRRRGLHRVTPSRAKEERTERVRLSGVLRLGTSEALDRGTLYHAWFEKVTWLDETVPGDEQIREISRARGAVPALVERSPADFRATLRAEAVGPRPIADALTKGAYSRLEGTSFAADVLEELRGGPFELEVATERRLAVIDEGELIAGTIDRLVLFRRGGRVVAAEILDFKTDVVEAGQAAIRDKVEAYRGQMALYRRAVGRIYGLGAERIAARLLFLGPGTVVGL; encoded by the coding sequence ATGACTCCCCGTTCGTCCTCTCGCTCCAAGGCATCCCAGGGAACGGCGTCGGCCAGCGCGGAGGGGCCCGTTTCCGGCGAGCCCGCCGTCGTCCCGAAGCAGGCCGTCGAGGTCCAGTCCGCCCCGCGGCACTGGATCATCCGGGCCTCGGCCGGTTCAGGGAAGACGTTCCAGCTCTCGAACCAGTACATCGCGCGGCTCCGGGAGTCTCCGCCGGATCGGATTCTGGCGACGACCTTCACCCGCAAGGCGGCGGGGGAGATCCTGGAGCGGATCCTCCTGCGGCTGGCCCGCGCCGGGCTGCGGGAGAAAGACCTCAAGGAACTGGCGGCCTTTGTCGGCGATCCTCCGCTCCGGCAGCCGGACTCCCTCCGGCTGCTGAAGGAGATGACGCGGCACCTGCACCGGATGCGGGTCAGCACGCTCGACAGCTTCTTCTCGAAGCTCGCCACCAGCTTCACGCTGGAGCTGGGGCTTCCGCCCGGCTGGCGGATGATCGACGACGTCGAAGACCGCCGGTTCCGGATGCAGGCCGCCGAGGCGATGCTCCGTGACGAGACGACCGACTCTGTGGTCCTGCTCATGAACCGGCTCGCGAAGGGGCGCGTCGTCCGCAGCGTGCAGGGGCTGATCTCCGACGCGATCGCGAACCACTACCAGACCTACCTCATGACCGAGGCGGCGGCCTGGTCGCCGTTCCCGCTCCTGGCGTTCCTTCCCGAGGAGGAACTGGCGGCGGCCCTCGCGGCGCTGCAGTCGTATCCGGTCGAAGGGGCGGCGCATCTCAAGGCCCGCAACGAAGACCTGGAGCGGGCCCGGACCGGGGACTGGGAATCGTTCCTGCAGAAGGGGATCGCCGGGAAGATCGTTCAGGATGACCTCGTCTACATGCGGAAGGCGATTCCCGATCCGCTCGTCGAGGTCTACGGGCCGCTGATGGAGCACGCCCGGGCGGCGCTGATCGTCCCCTGGGCCCATCAGAATCAGGCGACCCGCGAGCTGCTCGACCGGTTCCATGCCGCTTACGAAGAGCTCAAGCGGGAGCAGCGGGGGTACCGCTTCGAGGACGTCACCCGCCGGCTCGCCCGGCATCTCTCCGGCCGCTCGGCGGATTCGCTCGCCTATCGCCTCGACGCCGGGATCGACCATCTACTCCTCGATGAGTTTCAGGACACTTCGCCGGCGCAGTGGGACGTCCTTCGCCCCTTCGCCCAGACGGTCGTGAGCGGCGAGGGGACGTCGTTCTTCTGCGTCGGCGACACCAAGCAGGCGATCTACGGCTGGCGGGGGGGACTGGCGGCGATCTTTGATGCCATTGAGGAGGAGCTGGCGGGGGTGGCCCGGCGGCCGCTCGACGAGAGCTATCGCTCCGCGCCGCTGGTGATCGAAACCGTCAATAAGGTCTTCGCAGGAATCCCGCGGCACTCGAACCTCGACACCTTCGCGCGGGCGGTCGAGCTGTTCAGCAAGGCTTTTCCCGAACACCGGACTGCCCGAGGCCATCTTCCGGGTTACGTCCGGCTGGAGTGTCCGCCGTTGCCGCCGGCTCCAACCGGTGAAGGGGAGGAGGCGGGCGACGAGCCGGAGGTGTCCGAGGACGATCTGCTCGAATTCACGGCGGACCGCGTGGCGGAACTGGCGGCGAAGTCCCCCGAGGCGACGATTGGTGTCCTGGTCCGGACGAACGGCACGGTGGGGCGGATCGTCCACAAGCTCCAGCGGCGGCATGTCGAGGCGAGCGAGGAAGGGGGGAGCCCGCTCACCGACTCCGCGGCGGTGCAGCTCGTCCTGTCGCTCTTCCGGCTGGCCGACCACCCCGGGCATGCGGTCGCCCGGTTCCATGTCGCCCACTCGCCGCTCGGTCCGCTGTACGGGTTCACGGACCATGACGATGACGAGGGGGCGGAGCGGCTGGCGACGCAGCTCAGGACGCAGCTCGTGGATGAGGGGTACTCCCGCACGCTCTACCGGATTGCCCTGGAGCTGATGCCGACGTGCGGGCCGCGGGACGGGCGGCGGCTGCGGCAGCTGGTCGATCAGGCGGCGGCGTTCGAGCTCCAGGCGACGCTCCGTCCGACGGACTTTGTCGAGTACGTCGAGACCCAGAAGGTTCAGGATCCGACCGAGGCCCGAATCCGGGTCATGAACATTCACCAGTCGAAGGGGTTGGAATTCGACATCGTGGTCCTGCCGGAGCTGGACAAGGACCTGCGGCCGGTCACGCCGTCTCACGTCTACCGGGTCCCATCCGCCACACAACCCCCCGACTGCGTGCTGCTGTACCGCGACAAGCTGCACGTCTCCCTGCTGCCGCCGGCGCTGCAAGGGGTCTTCCGGGAAGCGGAGGCGCGAGAGGTGACCGAGGCGCTCTGCATCCTGTACGTCATGCTGACGCGGGCGGTCCATGCGCTGCACATGATCGTCCGCCCGAACCCGAACGAGAAATCGACTCCCAAGACCTTTGCCGGTCTGGTCCGGGCGGCCCTCTCCGAGTGCACGCCGCCACTGCCGGGGCAGGTGATCTACGAGGCGGGGGATCCCGAGTGGGCGGCTGCCCACGCTCCGAAGGTCGAGACAGCCCAGGTGCCGTCGCCAGTGTCTCCTCCGGAAGACGACGTCGTCCGCTTTGCTCCGGCCGAGGGGGGACGCCGCCGCGGGCTGCATCGCGTTACCCCCTCGCGGGCGAAGGAGGAACGCACCGAACGGGTTCGGCTTAGCGGGGTACTGCGGCTCGGGACCAGCGAGGCGCTCGATCGCGGGACGCTGTACCACGCGTGGTTCGAGAAGGTGACGTGGCTCGACGAGACGGTCCCCGGTGACGAACAGATCCGCGAGATTTCGCGGGCTCGGGGGGCGGTGCCGGCGCTCGTGGAACGGAGTCCGGCCGACTTCCGGGCGACGCTCCGGGCCGAGGCGGTCGGGCCGCGTCCGATTGCCGATGCGTTGACGAAGGGGGCCTATTCACGACTGGAGGGGACCTCTTTTGCAGCGGACGTTCTGGAGGAGCTGCGGGGCGGCCCCTTTGAGCTGGAGGTCGCGACGGAGCGGCGGCTGGCAGTGATCGATGAGGGGGAGTTGATCGCGGGGACGATCGACCGGCTGGTGCTGTTCCGCCGGGGAGGCCGCGTGGTTGCGGCGGAAATCCTGGACTTCAAGACCGATGTTGTTGAAGCGGGTCAGGCCGCGATTCGCGATAAGGTGGAGGCGTATCGGGGGCAGATGGCGCTGTACCGCCGGGCGGTCGGGCGGATCTACGGGCTGGGGGCCGAGCGGATTGCGGCGCGGCTGTTGTTCTTGGGGCCGGGAACGGTGGTCGGGCTGTAG
- a CDS encoding methyltransferase, giving the protein MLRLTFDDNGTSHGDLRLQFGKFARTGDSYYLGLDTGIEPADDSRPAKIQAVLRHLLEQWSERLRHLADEETTYLPFEFSDEYTGWLRCRRQGENVQVDIGWSMLPGYEVRPSEFHAHPFRVPDFDPIPDAGEQEVPLAELLADIAANRTDVVDLHPPVTDPTSIFEHYRGSYGSELLTAAVCHFNVLGLLSREAMDFETLRGAIGLQKRSAVVLITALRAMGLIRTDAEGKLALTTLARQHLVPGHTYDIGDYIGLSATAPGVLEMVERLRSGRPRQNDGAGVAFIYRDGTACAMESTEQARHFTLALAGRARNVAPVLAEKVPLGSARTLLDLGGGTGIYSIAFLKRNPHLAATVLDRPEVLRIAEEFRTRYQVENRLDLVAGDMLTDDLPKSDVILLSNVLHDWDEEQCADLVARCAAALKPGGRILVHDVFLSDALDGPLPVALYSAALFTLTEGRAYSVAEYRTWLEAAGLTVTGPTPTLVHCGVLEAFGQRTDTWGRGGLSLA; this is encoded by the coding sequence ATGCTGCGTTTAACGTTCGACGACAATGGCACCTCGCATGGCGACCTGCGACTCCAGTTCGGCAAGTTCGCCCGGACCGGAGACAGCTACTACCTCGGACTCGACACCGGCATCGAACCCGCCGACGACAGCCGGCCGGCCAAGATCCAGGCCGTCCTCCGACACCTCCTGGAACAGTGGTCCGAACGACTTCGCCACCTCGCGGACGAAGAAACAACCTACCTGCCATTCGAGTTCAGCGACGAATACACCGGCTGGCTGCGCTGCCGCCGCCAGGGCGAGAACGTCCAGGTCGACATCGGATGGTCCATGCTCCCCGGCTACGAGGTCCGCCCCAGCGAGTTCCACGCACACCCGTTCCGCGTCCCCGACTTCGACCCCATCCCCGACGCCGGCGAGCAGGAAGTCCCCCTCGCCGAACTCCTGGCCGACATCGCCGCCAACCGCACCGACGTCGTCGACCTCCATCCCCCAGTCACCGATCCCACATCGATCTTCGAACACTACCGCGGCAGCTACGGCTCGGAACTCCTGACCGCCGCCGTCTGCCACTTCAACGTCCTCGGACTCCTGTCGCGGGAAGCGATGGACTTCGAGACCCTCCGCGGAGCAATCGGACTCCAGAAGCGGTCCGCCGTCGTGCTCATCACGGCGCTGCGTGCGATGGGGCTGATCCGAACAGATGCCGAGGGGAAACTCGCCCTGACGACGCTCGCCCGCCAGCACCTCGTTCCAGGCCACACCTACGACATCGGCGACTACATCGGCCTCTCCGCGACCGCCCCCGGTGTCCTCGAAATGGTCGAGCGACTCCGCTCCGGCAGGCCGCGGCAGAACGACGGCGCGGGGGTCGCCTTCATCTATCGCGACGGCACCGCCTGCGCCATGGAGTCGACCGAGCAGGCCCGGCATTTCACGCTGGCCCTCGCCGGCCGGGCCCGCAACGTGGCCCCGGTCCTGGCGGAGAAGGTCCCGCTCGGGTCGGCGCGGACGCTCCTCGACCTGGGCGGGGGAACCGGGATCTATTCCATCGCGTTCCTGAAGCGGAATCCGCACCTGGCCGCGACGGTCCTCGACCGCCCGGAAGTCCTGCGGATCGCCGAAGAGTTCCGGACGCGCTATCAGGTCGAAAACCGACTCGATCTCGTCGCGGGGGACATGCTCACCGACGATCTCCCCAAGAGCGACGTGATCCTGCTCTCGAACGTCCTCCACGACTGGGACGAGGAGCAGTGCGCGGATCTCGTGGCCCGCTGTGCCGCGGCGCTTAAGCCGGGAGGCCGCATCCTCGTCCACGACGTCTTTCTGAGCGACGCCCTCGACGGCCCTCTCCCGGTGGCGCTGTACTCGGCCGCCCTCTTCACCCTCACGGAAGGCCGGGCCTACAGCGTGGCCGAATACCGAACGTGGCTGGAAGCGGCCGGTCTGACGGTGACCGGGCCGACTCCCACGCTCGTCCACTGCGGCGTGCTCGAAGCCTTTGGCCAACGTACGGATACATGGGGCCGCGGAGGGCTATCGCTCGCCTAG
- a CDS encoding DUF1501 domain-containing protein encodes MGGLTLENLVRAETASGKRSHKAVIMVYLSGGLAHQDSFDLKPDAPAEIRGEFSPIATSVPGMQVCELMPRLAEVMDRCSVIRSVVGQRDEHSSFQSLTGYTMDQTQRERRPNFGSCVSKALGPTDPVIPPFVDLFPRMQHKPYNSYGAGYLGAAFDQVRADGEDLASMKLRFIESPQFQKRQSLLSELDQLRRETDRVSTLSESYRKAFGVLTSSRLVDAMDVAKEDSGTRDRYGVGSSKHQGDGAPLWNEQLLVARRLVEAGVRVVTVAYGFWDTHGHNFTHMRKNLPTFDQGLAALVQDLHERGLSEDVTLCVWGEFGRTPKINKDAGRDHWAPVQAALLAGGGMRMGQVIGSTDKTGGYAETRPVHYRDILATLYHNLGLDPHSYVNDVNDRPVMLMSEEARPIRELL; translated from the coding sequence GTGGGCGGACTGACGCTGGAGAACCTGGTTCGGGCTGAGACGGCCTCGGGCAAGCGGAGCCACAAAGCGGTTATCATGGTGTACCTGTCGGGCGGGCTGGCCCATCAGGACAGCTTTGACCTCAAGCCCGACGCGCCCGCTGAGATTCGCGGCGAGTTCAGTCCGATCGCGACCTCCGTTCCGGGGATGCAGGTCTGCGAGCTGATGCCGCGGCTGGCGGAAGTCATGGACCGCTGCAGCGTGATCCGCTCCGTCGTCGGCCAGCGGGACGAGCACTCGAGCTTCCAGAGCCTGACCGGCTACACGATGGACCAGACGCAGCGGGAGCGGCGGCCGAACTTCGGCTCGTGCGTCTCGAAGGCGCTCGGCCCGACCGATCCGGTCATTCCGCCGTTCGTCGACCTGTTCCCGCGGATGCAGCACAAGCCCTACAACAGCTACGGGGCCGGTTACCTGGGGGCCGCGTTCGACCAGGTCCGGGCCGACGGCGAAGACCTGGCGAGCATGAAGCTGCGGTTCATCGAGTCGCCGCAGTTCCAGAAGCGGCAGTCGCTGCTCAGCGAACTGGACCAGCTCCGGCGGGAAACCGACCGCGTCTCGACGCTGTCCGAGAGCTACCGCAAGGCGTTCGGCGTCCTGACGTCGTCCCGGCTGGTCGACGCGATGGATGTGGCGAAGGAAGACTCGGGGACGCGCGACCGGTACGGCGTCGGCTCCTCCAAGCACCAGGGAGACGGGGCGCCGCTCTGGAATGAGCAGCTGCTGGTTGCCCGGCGGCTCGTCGAGGCCGGGGTCCGCGTCGTCACCGTGGCTTACGGCTTCTGGGACACGCACGGCCACAATTTCACTCACATGCGGAAGAACCTCCCGACGTTCGACCAGGGACTGGCCGCCCTTGTGCAGGATCTCCATGAGCGGGGGCTCTCCGAGGATGTCACGCTCTGCGTGTGGGGCGAATTCGGCCGGACTCCCAAGATCAACAAGGATGCCGGGCGGGACCACTGGGCTCCGGTCCAGGCAGCGCTCCTCGCCGGGGGCGGAATGCGGATGGGGCAGGTCATCGGAAGCACAGACAAGACGGGTGGTTACGCCGAGACCCGTCCGGTCCACTACCGGGACATCCTGGCGACGCTGTACCACAACCTGGGGCTCGATCCGCACTCGTACGTCAACGACGTCAACGATCGCCCCGTGATGCTGATGTCGGAAGAGGCCCGGCCGATTCGGGAGCTGCTGTAA
- a CDS encoding YgfZ/GcvT domain-containing protein, with protein sequence MNVPLELHDRLQAEYKALNRGALLFPPADPFWIELTGRDRASFLHNFCTNDIKKLAAGSGCEAFLTNIKGRILEHLFVFAGDSALWISGTPGREATVAEHLKRYLITEDVEIHRRSHDWTTLRLAGAKAGSIVERHAGQGSSEWKNLQHARGVVEGADVLIARQDIGAVPSWIVVAPKDHAEQLHEVFLRDGAQAGDPGIWDALRIQAGWPLCGVDITEDNLAQEARRTPVAISFTKGCYLGQEPIARLDALGHVNRELCVVETRDSGAPHPGSLDVTDESGVPMGLITSTAWHPGTQSSWGLAVLKTAVSREGTAVRIGKDGVPGLVHAPVLPPAP encoded by the coding sequence ATGAACGTCCCACTGGAACTCCACGATCGCCTCCAGGCTGAATACAAAGCCCTCAACCGAGGCGCCCTCCTCTTCCCGCCCGCCGACCCGTTCTGGATCGAACTCACGGGCCGCGACCGGGCCTCGTTCCTCCACAACTTCTGCACGAACGACATCAAGAAGCTCGCAGCCGGATCGGGCTGCGAAGCATTCCTGACCAACATCAAGGGCCGGATCCTCGAACACCTGTTTGTCTTCGCCGGCGACTCCGCCCTCTGGATCTCCGGGACACCCGGCCGCGAAGCGACCGTCGCCGAACACCTCAAGCGATACCTCATCACCGAAGACGTCGAGATCCACCGCCGCTCCCACGACTGGACCACTCTCCGTCTCGCCGGAGCCAAAGCGGGCTCGATCGTGGAGCGCCACGCCGGCCAGGGAAGCTCGGAGTGGAAGAACCTCCAGCACGCGCGAGGCGTCGTCGAAGGAGCCGACGTCCTGATCGCCCGGCAGGACATCGGCGCCGTCCCAAGCTGGATCGTCGTCGCTCCCAAAGATCACGCCGAGCAACTCCACGAGGTCTTCCTCCGCGACGGCGCCCAAGCCGGCGATCCCGGGATCTGGGACGCCCTGCGGATCCAGGCCGGTTGGCCCCTCTGCGGTGTCGACATCACCGAGGACAACCTCGCCCAGGAGGCCCGCCGGACCCCCGTCGCCATCAGTTTCACCAAGGGGTGCTATCTCGGCCAGGAGCCGATCGCCCGGCTCGACGCCCTGGGACACGTCAACCGGGAGCTATGCGTCGTGGAGACCCGCGACTCCGGCGCCCCGCACCCCGGCAGCCTGGACGTAACCGATGAAAGCGGCGTCCCGATGGGGCTGATCACATCAACCGCCTGGCATCCCGGCACGCAGTCCTCGTGGGGCCTCGCCGTCCTGAAGACCGCGGTCAGCCGGGAAGGGACCGCGGTCCGGATCGGGAAGGACGGGGTCCCCGGCCTGGTCCACGCCCCGGTGCTGCCCCCCGCTCCGTAA
- a CDS encoding Mpo1-like protein, with amino-acid sequence MLWRFLRNYAERHQHPANRFFHVIGLPVTFVLPVVLLTQNRPGWAFASFVGGYCLQFVGHACEGNDAGEVILVKRALGLPYTDVVDPAKRSSNPK; translated from the coding sequence ATGCTCTGGAGATTCCTGAGAAACTACGCCGAGCGGCATCAACATCCCGCCAATCGGTTCTTTCACGTCATCGGTCTGCCGGTGACCTTCGTCCTACCGGTGGTTCTCCTCACCCAAAATCGACCCGGGTGGGCATTTGCCAGCTTTGTCGGCGGGTACTGTCTGCAATTTGTCGGTCACGCATGTGAGGGAAACGACGCAGGGGAGGTAATCCTGGTCAAGCGCGCGCTGGGCCTCCCCTACACTGATGTTGTCGACCCGGCGAAACGATCATCGAATCCGAAATAG
- a CDS encoding PQQ-binding-like beta-propeller repeat protein: MKSVLTRRVAFPVLALLVAGIVWSTGQRAAPPDGPVPAEGTIQMAAVDKPTADSDPAVPAPDRPGEDWPCFLGPQQTGHSSETGLLESWPADGPPVVWKREVGTGYSAPSIAGNRLVMHHRRGNEEIIECLRADTGEPLWTHKYPSRFRDPYGYNNGPRCSPVLTDSSCYTLGAEGALVCTSLRDGSVCWQRPLQKDFEIPEGFFGMGCSPIIDEGRLIVLVGGQPDSGVVAFDLHSGKTVWQAVGKATWDGVPTNGGDPDPYAWTGDEMLISYSSPLVATIHGQKHLLCLMRQGLVSLDPASGQERFHYWFRPRVHESVNAARPVVMEDRVFLSAAYRLGSAMLKVQPGGATYEVLWKNPRNMLAHWSTPLAVGEDLYGFSGRHEEEGELRCIDAATGDVRWQTSGWDRPLNDLSQNPQTGEIQDAKTKQAIPYPFVGRGSKIFADGKFIILAERGGTLILAKPSAEKYVEVSRCAIAGMHYPSWTGPVLSRGRLYLRCEDALVCLDLRKVDAPR, translated from the coding sequence ATGAAATCGGTTCTCACTCGCCGGGTTGCGTTCCCGGTGCTCGCGCTGCTCGTGGCGGGGATCGTCTGGTCCACGGGCCAGCGGGCGGCTCCTCCCGATGGCCCCGTCCCTGCCGAGGGAACGATCCAAATGGCCGCGGTCGATAAGCCGACCGCGGACTCCGATCCGGCCGTCCCCGCTCCCGACCGTCCGGGAGAGGACTGGCCCTGTTTTCTGGGCCCGCAGCAGACCGGTCATTCCTCCGAGACCGGACTCCTCGAGTCCTGGCCCGCGGACGGCCCGCCCGTGGTCTGGAAGCGGGAGGTCGGAACCGGTTACAGCGCGCCGTCAATCGCCGGCAACCGGCTGGTGATGCATCACCGCCGCGGGAACGAAGAGATCATCGAATGCCTGAGGGCCGATACGGGCGAGCCGCTGTGGACGCACAAGTATCCCAGCCGGTTCCGCGATCCGTACGGCTACAACAACGGTCCCCGCTGCTCGCCGGTCCTCACGGACTCCAGCTGCTACACCCTCGGCGCGGAGGGAGCTCTCGTCTGCACGTCGCTCCGCGACGGCAGCGTCTGCTGGCAGCGTCCGCTGCAGAAGGATTTCGAGATTCCCGAAGGGTTCTTCGGGATGGGGTGCTCGCCGATCATCGACGAAGGCCGGCTGATCGTCCTCGTCGGAGGACAACCCGATTCGGGGGTGGTCGCGTTCGATCTCCACTCGGGGAAGACCGTGTGGCAGGCGGTCGGGAAAGCGACCTGGGACGGCGTCCCGACGAACGGTGGCGATCCCGATCCGTATGCGTGGACCGGCGATGAGATGCTGATCAGCTACTCGTCGCCGCTGGTCGCCACGATCCATGGGCAGAAGCACCTCCTCTGCCTGATGCGGCAGGGGCTGGTGTCGCTCGATCCCGCGTCGGGGCAGGAGCGGTTCCACTACTGGTTCCGGCCGCGGGTCCATGAGTCGGTCAACGCGGCGCGGCCGGTGGTGATGGAGGACCGGGTCTTCCTTTCCGCGGCGTATCGGCTTGGTTCCGCCATGCTGAAAGTCCAGCCGGGGGGCGCGACCTACGAAGTGCTGTGGAAGAATCCCCGCAACATGCTGGCCCACTGGTCGACTCCGCTGGCGGTCGGCGAGGACCTGTACGGGTTCAGCGGGCGGCATGAGGAAGAGGGGGAGCTGCGGTGTATCGATGCGGCGACCGGGGATGTCCGGTGGCAGACATCGGGCTGGGACCGACCGCTCAACGACCTCTCGCAGAATCCGCAGACCGGAGAGATTCAGGATGCGAAGACGAAGCAGGCGATTCCGTATCCATTCGTAGGCCGCGGTTCCAAGATCTTTGCCGATGGCAAGTTCATCATCCTGGCGGAGCGGGGGGGGACGCTGATCCTGGCGAAGCCGTCGGCGGAGAAGTACGTCGAGGTCTCGCGATGCGCGATTGCGGGGATGCATTATCCGAGCTGGACGGGGCCGGTGCTGTCGCGCGGGCGGCTGTATCTCCGTTGTGAAGACGCCTTGGTTTGCCTGGACCTGAGGAAGGTCGACGCGCCCCGCTGA
- a CDS encoding alpha/beta hydrolase yields the protein MRHLLLWTLLLILPAHVWGGDEEYKLGPDSERHEGVPVGKVTDHEWKSQIFPGTVRRYSVYVPAQYTGKEPAAVMVFQDGHSYVNEKGKFRAPIVMDNLIHKKEMPVTIGIFIDPGHKKETLPEKRGWDPAPENRSFEYDTLSDQYARFLLEEILPEVGKTCKLTDDPDRRAICGISSGGICAWTVAWERPDQFRKVLSHVGSFTNIRGGHVYHALIRKTPKKPIRVFLQDGSGDLDNAHGNWPLANQEMAAALKFAKYDYDFVYGTGGHNDTHGAAILPDSMRWLWRETK from the coding sequence ATGCGACACCTGCTCCTGTGGACTCTCCTTCTGATCCTACCCGCCCACGTCTGGGGCGGAGATGAAGAGTACAAGCTCGGTCCCGATTCCGAGCGGCACGAGGGAGTCCCGGTCGGCAAGGTGACCGACCACGAGTGGAAGAGCCAGATCTTCCCGGGGACGGTCCGCCGCTATTCGGTCTACGTCCCGGCGCAGTACACGGGCAAGGAGCCCGCCGCCGTCATGGTCTTCCAGGACGGCCACTCCTACGTCAACGAGAAGGGGAAGTTCCGGGCCCCGATCGTCATGGACAACCTGATCCACAAGAAGGAGATGCCGGTCACGATCGGGATCTTCATCGACCCCGGCCACAAGAAGGAAACGCTGCCGGAGAAGCGGGGCTGGGACCCGGCCCCGGAGAACCGCAGCTTCGAATACGACACCCTCTCCGATCAGTACGCCCGGTTTCTCCTGGAGGAGATCCTGCCCGAGGTCGGCAAGACCTGCAAGCTGACCGACGACCCGGACCGCCGGGCGATCTGCGGGATCAGCTCCGGCGGGATCTGTGCCTGGACGGTCGCCTGGGAGCGGCCCGATCAGTTCCGCAAGGTCCTCTCGCACGTCGGGAGCTTCACGAACATCCGCGGCGGACATGTCTACCACGCCCTGATCCGCAAGACCCCCAAGAAGCCAATCCGGGTCTTCCTCCAGGATGGCTCGGGGGACCTCGACAACGCGCACGGCAATTGGCCCCTCGCCAACCAGGAGATGGCGGCGGCGCTGAAGTTCGCCAAGTACGACTATGACTTCGTGTACGGCACCGGCGGCCACAACGACACGCACGGCGCGGCGATCCTGCCGGACTCGATGCGCTGGCTGTGGCGCGAGACGAAGTAG